One segment of Thermococcus profundus DNA contains the following:
- a CDS encoding 30S ribosomal protein S27e, whose amino-acid sequence MALPKNLIPMPRSRFLRVKCIDCGNEQIVFSNPSTKVRCLVCGATLVEPTGGKGIIKAKILEVLE is encoded by the coding sequence ATGGCCCTTCCGAAGAACCTCATCCCGATGCCGAGGAGCAGGTTCCTCCGCGTTAAGTGCATCGACTGCGGCAACGAGCAGATAGTCTTCAGCAATCCTTCAACCAAGGTCCGCTGCCTCGTCTGCGGTGCCACCCTTGTCGAGCCGACTGGCGGAAAGGGCATAATCAAGGCCAAGATCCTCGAGGTTCTTGAGTGA
- a CDS encoding 50S ribosomal protein L44e — protein MKYPKKIRTYCPYCKKHTIHKVEKVKKRPRSELSQGQRRFRRIMKGYRGFPRPNPAGREKPVKKLDLRFRCTVCGKAHTRGQGFRVKKFELVEV, from the coding sequence ATGAAGTACCCGAAGAAGATAAGGACTTACTGCCCCTACTGTAAGAAGCACACGATCCACAAGGTCGAGAAGGTCAAGAAGAGGCCGAGGAGCGAGCTCAGCCAGGGCCAGAGGAGATTCAGAAGGATTATGAAGGGCTACCGCGGTTTCCCGAGGCCGAACCCGGCCGGAAGGGAGAAGCCGGTCAAGAAGCTCGACCTGCGCTTCAGGTGTACCGTCTGCGGCAAGGCCCACACCAGGGGACAGGGCTTCCGTGTGAAGAAGTTTGAGCTGGTGGAGGTGTGA
- a CDS encoding DHH family phosphoesterase, producing the protein MRGKIKLRRFLETAGDKSFLLLCHHNADPDSLGSAVAFARFLNARGVEKVRIGVAQSVSSYAKRLLTLSPVPVEKNPSVDEDVVIIFDTSSLEQLEPIEIPEDKFTVLIDHHIEKENPIKADISVVDSTRTSTAEIVWDLFKYLGFADEASIKALLAGIVTDTANFRFANSMTFKAVGEMLDAFPIQMGEIFQLVAPVSDENLDNAKRMAVLKACQRLEIRKFKGHIIAVSKVSAYESYACKIFLQLGADVSIVGSEKKGVRISARAKESLVKKGLHLGKIMEKVGDVIEGSGGGHAGAAGANGKKNLDEAIKLIVREIEKFLSKNG; encoded by the coding sequence ATGAGGGGCAAGATAAAGCTCAGGCGCTTCCTTGAAACCGCCGGAGACAAATCTTTCCTCCTGCTCTGCCATCACAACGCCGATCCGGATTCCCTCGGCTCTGCCGTAGCCTTTGCCCGCTTTCTGAATGCTAGAGGAGTTGAAAAGGTTAGGATTGGGGTTGCTCAAAGCGTTTCTTCCTACGCCAAGAGGCTTCTCACGCTTTCTCCGGTTCCCGTTGAGAAGAACCCCTCCGTCGATGAGGACGTCGTGATCATATTCGACACCTCCTCGTTGGAGCAGCTTGAACCGATCGAGATCCCTGAGGATAAGTTTACGGTCCTTATAGATCACCACATCGAGAAGGAGAACCCAATAAAAGCGGATATCTCTGTCGTGGACTCGACCCGTACTTCCACGGCTGAAATCGTGTGGGATCTCTTTAAGTACCTCGGATTTGCTGATGAGGCCTCCATTAAGGCCCTTCTCGCGGGGATAGTGACTGATACGGCCAATTTCAGGTTCGCGAACTCAATGACGTTTAAGGCGGTAGGTGAGATGCTTGATGCCTTCCCGATTCAGATGGGGGAGATCTTCCAGCTCGTTGCCCCCGTGAGCGATGAGAACCTGGACAACGCCAAGAGGATGGCCGTGCTGAAGGCCTGTCAGAGATTGGAGATCAGGAAGTTCAAGGGGCACATAATCGCAGTTTCGAAGGTTTCCGCGTACGAGTCCTACGCCTGCAAGATCTTCCTCCAGCTCGGGGCGGACGTCTCGATAGTCGGGAGCGAGAAGAAGGGGGTCAGGATCTCGGCGAGGGCAAAGGAGAGCCTGGTTAAAAAGGGCCTGCACCTCGGGAAGATTATGGAGAAAGTTGGAGACGTCATTGAGGGCTCCGGCGGTGGACACGCTGGAGCCGCCGGCGCCAACGGGAAGAAGAACCTCGATGAAGCCATCAAGCTGATAGTGAGGGAGATTGAGAAGTTCCTTTCCAAAAACGGTTGA
- a CDS encoding HEPN domain-containing protein, translating to MAILMEHAHESLNAAELLLENGLYRDSMSRAYYAMFYAASALLRAKGIVTKSHRGVIAKFGLEFVKSGMVETYYAKALALAESLRERADYDSTFRPTFEEAEEIAEEARRFVERIEKALEELK from the coding sequence GTGGCCATTCTCATGGAACATGCCCATGAATCCCTCAATGCGGCGGAGTTGCTCCTTGAAAACGGCCTCTACCGAGACTCAATGAGCAGGGCTTATTACGCCATGTTTTACGCTGCCAGTGCGCTCCTCAGGGCCAAAGGTATCGTCACGAAGAGTCACCGGGGAGTCATAGCAAAATTTGGCCTTGAATTCGTGAAGAGTGGCATGGTTGAGACATACTATGCCAAAGCCCTCGCCCTGGCCGAGAGTCTAAGAGAGCGGGCAGACTACGACTCAACCTTCAGGCCCACCTTTGAAGAAGCGGAGGAGATAGCGGAAGAGGCCAGAAGGTTCGTGGAGAGGATAGAAAAAGCCTTGGAGGAGTTGAAATGA
- a CDS encoding nucleotidyltransferase domain-containing protein: protein MMDYHGVAEKFAEDVKKSFGNLVRDIILFGSVARGDYGSDSDIDVLVVVDADPWEIQKRISDLVVGYLLKYGVYVSAKVVSLSEFELMKDINTAFYTNIRREGVSLGQ from the coding sequence ATGATGGACTATCATGGTGTAGCGGAAAAGTTTGCAGAGGACGTCAAGAAATCCTTCGGAAACCTTGTCAGGGACATAATACTCTTCGGCTCTGTGGCCAGAGGGGATTATGGAAGCGACAGCGATATCGACGTTCTTGTTGTTGTTGATGCTGATCCTTGGGAGATTCAAAAGAGGATCTCCGATCTGGTTGTGGGATACCTTCTGAAATATGGTGTTTACGTTTCGGCCAAAGTCGTGAGTCTTTCGGAGTTTGAGCTCATGAAGGACATCAACACCGCTTTCTACACCAACATCCGCAGGGAGGGAGTTTCACTTGGTCAGTGA
- a CDS encoding DUF3194 domain-containing protein, protein MGEGKRVIHIGLPELSEDQLVEIGELAQEVVIKHVFDALNKSEVKDIEVTARINRGETLDLEIEVYLEVPVFVRVDVDALIDEAVEKAYAAVEKRLREIAGKD, encoded by the coding sequence GTGGGGGAGGGCAAGCGTGTTATTCACATCGGCCTTCCGGAGCTGAGCGAGGATCAGCTTGTTGAAATCGGAGAGCTGGCCCAGGAAGTCGTGATAAAGCACGTCTTTGACGCGTTGAACAAGAGCGAAGTGAAGGACATCGAAGTGACCGCGAGGATAAACAGGGGAGAGACCCTCGACCTTGAGATCGAGGTCTACCTTGAGGTTCCCGTCTTTGTTAGGGTGGACGTGGATGCCCTAATAGATGAGGCCGTTGAGAAAGCCTACGCGGCCGTTGAGAAGCGGCTGAGGGAGATTGCAGGAAAGGATTAA
- a CDS encoding prefoldin subunit beta: MQNIPPQVQAMLGQFEGYQQQLQLVVQQKGKVQAELTEAKKALEEIEKLPDDAVIYKTVGTLIVKTEKEKAVQELKEKVETLEVRLNALERQEKKLNEKLKELTAQIQSALRQPVAG, from the coding sequence ATGCAGAACATTCCGCCGCAGGTCCAGGCCATGCTCGGGCAGTTTGAGGGTTATCAGCAGCAGCTCCAGCTCGTCGTCCAGCAGAAGGGGAAGGTGCAGGCAGAGCTCACTGAGGCGAAGAAGGCCCTTGAGGAGATCGAGAAGCTCCCGGACGACGCGGTGATATACAAGACCGTTGGAACCCTCATAGTGAAGACAGAGAAGGAGAAGGCCGTTCAGGAGCTCAAGGAGAAGGTGGAGACCCTTGAGGTTCGCCTCAACGCCCTTGAGAGGCAGGAGAAGAAGCTCAACGAGAAGCTCAAGGAGCTCACCGCTCAGATACAGAGCGCTCTCCGGCAGCCTGTTGCGGGCTGA
- the pcc1 gene encoding KEOPS complex subunit Pcc1 → MGLQGESRNKAPEENWPIEGVIELSFPSEDIARIVYESVLYEHESVPYRRSRIEFLLDGKKVVIRFLAKDNSALRGTLNSYLRWIKVAIDSLEI, encoded by the coding sequence ATGGGACTACAAGGAGAGTCTAGGAATAAAGCCCCAGAGGAGAACTGGCCGATCGAGGGAGTGATCGAACTCTCTTTTCCAAGCGAGGATATAGCTAGGATTGTTTACGAAAGCGTCCTGTACGAGCATGAGAGCGTCCCGTACAGGCGGAGCAGGATTGAGTTCCTTCTCGATGGAAAAAAGGTGGTGATCCGCTTCCTCGCCAAAGACAACTCCGCCCTCAGGGGAACGCTGAACTCCTACCTCCGCTGGATAAAAGTCGCCATCGATTCCCTTGAGATCTGA
- a CDS encoding ribosomal biogenesis protein has translation MMLITTSHRPTRRTRSFGHDLEKVFPNSLYLTRGKKTIHDLLMEAYDRNYERLLIVNVWKGNPLKMTFIKVDPEDWGYLGYLYLHGIKLQREMGFREVRPIREEMPFVVTTAKRVGLDHVAFAQAFAELTGGTFVPRRERSLTGIADRYGTDVLGVIERHPRGMAVNFYRFDVSKENPVGPLISVKIWIMEDGRRWDYKESLGIKPQRRTGRSRE, from the coding sequence ATGATGCTGATAACGACATCCCACCGACCCACCAGGAGGACGAGGAGCTTCGGGCACGACCTAGAGAAGGTCTTCCCCAATTCACTCTACTTAACCAGGGGCAAGAAGACCATCCACGACCTCCTCATGGAGGCCTACGACAGGAACTACGAGAGGCTTTTGATAGTCAATGTGTGGAAGGGAAACCCCCTAAAGATGACGTTCATAAAGGTCGACCCCGAGGACTGGGGCTACCTGGGCTACCTCTACCTCCACGGTATAAAGCTCCAGAGGGAGATGGGGTTCAGGGAGGTGCGCCCCATCAGGGAGGAGATGCCCTTCGTTGTCACCACCGCAAAGCGTGTTGGGCTTGATCACGTCGCCTTCGCCCAGGCCTTCGCCGAGCTCACCGGCGGGACCTTCGTTCCGAGGAGGGAGCGCTCCCTCACTGGGATAGCAGACAGGTACGGCACCGACGTTCTGGGTGTTATAGAGAGGCACCCGCGCGGCATGGCCGTTAACTTCTACCGCTTCGACGTCAGCAAGGAGAACCCCGTCGGCCCCTTGATAAGCGTCAAGATATGGATAATGGAGGACGGAAGGAGATGGGACTACAAGGAGAGTCTAGGAATAAAGCCCCAGAGGAGAACTGGCCGATCGAGGGAGTGA
- the panB gene encoding 3-methyl-2-oxobutanoate hydroxymethyltransferase: MREITPRRIIEMKGREKIAMVTAYDYPSGLLADKAGMDIVFVGDSLGMVVYGEPNTLNVSMEQMVFHTRAVARAVKRALVLADMPFGSYEISVEEGVKNAVRLIQAGADAVKIEGGYDHRKLVRKLVRMGIPVMGHTGLTPQRYLRLGGYRLMGETEDEIEEILRDAKALEKAGAFAVVLEFTLADVAKLVTEEVSIPTIGIGSGPWVDGQVLVWHDLLGIYEEVPPFVRKYTDLASIIRLALESYREEVKEEKFPAKEHYWEFLDKDDFERKKRNALERLEDE, encoded by the coding sequence ATGAGGGAGATAACGCCGAGAAGGATAATCGAGATGAAGGGGCGGGAAAAGATAGCGATGGTGACGGCTTACGATTACCCCTCTGGTCTTCTCGCTGACAAAGCCGGGATGGACATAGTCTTCGTTGGAGACTCCCTGGGAATGGTCGTCTACGGCGAGCCCAACACCCTCAACGTGAGCATGGAGCAGATGGTATTTCACACGCGGGCTGTGGCGAGGGCCGTTAAGAGGGCGCTTGTTCTGGCGGACATGCCCTTCGGGAGCTATGAGATCAGCGTTGAGGAGGGCGTTAAGAACGCGGTCAGACTTATCCAGGCGGGGGCGGATGCGGTAAAGATAGAGGGCGGCTACGACCACAGGAAGCTCGTTAGGAAGCTCGTCCGCATGGGTATTCCCGTTATGGGACACACCGGCCTAACCCCGCAGCGCTACCTTCGCCTCGGCGGTTATAGGCTCATGGGCGAGACAGAGGATGAAATTGAGGAAATCCTGCGCGATGCCAAGGCCCTTGAGAAGGCGGGTGCCTTCGCTGTTGTCCTCGAGTTCACGCTGGCGGATGTGGCAAAGCTCGTCACGGAGGAGGTTTCGATCCCGACAATCGGCATAGGCTCCGGTCCGTGGGTTGACGGTCAGGTTCTCGTCTGGCACGACCTTCTCGGAATCTACGAGGAAGTCCCGCCCTTCGTTAGGAAATACACCGATTTAGCGAGCATAATCCGGCTTGCCCTCGAGAGCTACCGTGAGGAGGTAAAGGAGGAGAAGTTCCCTGCTAAAGAGCACTACTGGGAGTTCCTTGACAAGGACGACTTTGAGAGGAAGAAGAGGAATGCCCTTGAAAGGCTAGAGGACGAGTGA
- a CDS encoding ribbon-helix-helix protein, CopG family, whose protein sequence is MGKVKTSVYIDEELWKEFKELAQRENREVSKLLEESLMNYLINEVLKDVDDSKIPLWFEPLDVPKEDSGKLVREMRDEREKRLLGQ, encoded by the coding sequence ATGGGTAAGGTCAAAACGAGCGTATACATCGATGAGGAGCTGTGGAAGGAGTTTAAAGAGCTTGCCCAAAGAGAGAACAGGGAGGTAAGCAAGCTTCTCGAGGAATCTCTTATGAACTACCTCATAAATGAGGTTCTTAAGGACGTTGATGACTCAAAAATCCCACTGTGGTTCGAGCCTCTGGACGTTCCCAAGGAGGACAGCGGAAAGCTCGTGAGGGAGATGCGGGATGAGAGGGAGAAGCGTCTACTTGGACAGTAG
- a CDS encoding type II toxin-antitoxin system VapC family toxin, translated as MRGRSVYLDSSAILKRYLNDEYSEIVEEIFKSAYRGEVKLAFSFWNIGEALGIFDKRLRRGTLNPEDYRFIKTAFLAEVKRFTRLGVLEIVPVHSLLLADAWKLIEKYHIYQADALQIVSAKRVNASEFYTADRRLHNAALNEGLNSNLLGGE; from the coding sequence ATGAGAGGGAGAAGCGTCTACTTGGACAGTAGTGCCATCCTGAAGAGGTATCTAAATGACGAGTACAGCGAGATCGTGGAGGAAATATTCAAATCAGCTTACAGAGGAGAGGTAAAGCTTGCCTTCAGCTTCTGGAACATTGGAGAGGCTCTCGGCATCTTTGACAAGAGACTTAGGCGCGGCACCCTCAATCCCGAGGATTATCGGTTCATCAAAACTGCCTTTCTCGCGGAAGTGAAGCGCTTTACCCGGCTGGGAGTCCTTGAGATAGTACCCGTTCATTCTCTTCTTTTGGCTGATGCATGGAAGCTAATTGAGAAGTACCACATCTACCAGGCAGACGCCCTCCAGATAGTCTCAGCAAAGCGCGTTAATGCTTCAGAATTTTACACAGCTGACAGGAGACTCCACAATGCGGCCCTAAACGAGGGATTGAACTCTAATCTCCTTGGGGGTGAATAA
- a CDS encoding archease, which translates to MRKWEHYEHTADIGVRGYGSTLEKAFEAVALGLFDVMVDVGKVEPKECREVEVEEEDLEALLYSFLEELLVLHDMEGLVFGDVKVSIEKTEEGYKLKAKACGEPLDLEKHNPKEEVKAITYHDMRIEKLPDGGWMAQFVPDL; encoded by the coding sequence ATGAGAAAATGGGAACACTACGAGCATACCGCAGATATAGGCGTTCGCGGTTACGGTTCAACGCTGGAGAAGGCCTTTGAGGCCGTTGCCCTCGGCCTCTTCGACGTTATGGTGGACGTGGGGAAGGTTGAGCCTAAGGAGTGCAGGGAAGTTGAGGTCGAAGAGGAAGACCTTGAGGCACTCCTCTACAGCTTCCTTGAGGAGCTTTTGGTTCTCCACGACATGGAGGGACTGGTTTTCGGGGACGTCAAAGTGAGCATCGAGAAGACTGAAGAAGGTTACAAGCTCAAGGCTAAGGCCTGTGGCGAGCCTTTGGACTTAGAAAAGCACAATCCCAAAGAGGAGGTCAAAGCCATAACATACCACGACATGAGGATTGAAAAGCTTCCTGACGGTGGATGGATGGCTCAGTTCGTTCCGGATCTGTGA
- a CDS encoding tRNA (cytosine(49)-C(5))-methyltransferase yields the protein MSARDVIKETNPAFYERYSRIEDSDEFWEFIIKPLRQSIRVNTLKAPLEVVVERLSEEFELEPIPWVKEGFFINVDSLAKIPEHGLGVVFGQEASSMIPPVVLDPKPGELVLDMAAAPGSKTGQIAQYMENEGCIIANDPQISRANVLMANLNRMGVLIARVTIRDGASFARFENTFDRVLLDAPCSSVGMIRKRWKFLTEWREKAVIRYMNIQKRLILAGYRALKPGGVMVYSTCTIDPLENEEVVDYLLRKTDAKLEKIDLQVKTSEPVLEWEGKEYSEDLKKALRIHPNDNDTEAFFIAKIVKPGDGGE from the coding sequence ATGAGCGCGAGGGACGTTATTAAAGAGACCAATCCCGCTTTCTATGAAAGGTATTCCAGGATTGAGGACAGCGATGAGTTCTGGGAGTTCATAATCAAGCCTCTACGTCAGAGCATCAGGGTGAACACACTAAAGGCACCGCTCGAAGTGGTAGTTGAGAGACTTAGTGAGGAGTTCGAGCTTGAACCGATCCCCTGGGTCAAGGAGGGCTTCTTCATAAACGTGGACAGTCTCGCGAAGATTCCGGAGCACGGTTTAGGAGTCGTCTTCGGCCAAGAGGCCAGCTCGATGATACCGCCGGTTGTTCTCGACCCCAAGCCAGGGGAGCTTGTCTTGGATATGGCGGCGGCGCCTGGATCAAAGACAGGACAGATAGCCCAGTACATGGAAAACGAAGGGTGCATAATAGCCAACGACCCCCAGATCAGCAGGGCCAACGTCCTCATGGCGAACCTCAACAGGATGGGCGTTCTTATAGCCAGGGTGACGATTAGGGACGGTGCCAGCTTCGCCCGCTTTGAGAACACCTTTGATAGGGTCCTCCTCGATGCTCCGTGCTCCTCTGTGGGAATGATACGGAAGAGGTGGAAGTTCCTGACCGAATGGCGCGAGAAGGCCGTTATCCGTTATATGAACATCCAGAAGAGGCTCATCCTGGCGGGATACAGGGCCCTAAAGCCAGGCGGAGTAATGGTATACTCCACCTGCACCATAGATCCGCTGGAGAACGAGGAGGTCGTCGACTACCTCCTGAGAAAGACGGACGCAAAGCTTGAGAAGATAGATCTGCAGGTTAAGACGAGCGAACCCGTCCTCGAATGGGAGGGAAAAGAGTACTCGGAGGATCTGAAGAAAGCTTTGAGGATCCACCCGAACGACAACGACACCGAGGCGTTCTTCATTGCAAAAATCGTTAAGCCGGGTGATGGCGGTGAATGA
- a CDS encoding methyltransferase RsmF C-terminal domain-like protein, translating into MQRKFTNPREEIGKTPDTELVKRLLIENYGHAPDLVYLIRGNHQKVYARKPCPLEIKSDGWLYFGRIESDGIRLSIEGSFLVGPKATKNVVELGDDMARRYLAGESVEIENKELHGWVIVKWRSYYLGSAKAKEGRLINYVPKERRLRVE; encoded by the coding sequence GTGCAGAGAAAGTTCACAAATCCGCGGGAGGAGATAGGGAAAACCCCAGATACAGAGCTCGTTAAGAGACTCCTCATCGAGAACTACGGTCATGCTCCAGACCTGGTGTACCTCATCAGGGGCAATCACCAGAAGGTTTACGCCAGAAAGCCCTGCCCTCTCGAAATAAAAAGCGACGGCTGGCTCTACTTCGGAAGGATCGAGAGCGACGGAATAAGGCTGAGCATCGAGGGGAGCTTTCTCGTCGGGCCGAAAGCAACGAAGAACGTGGTTGAACTTGGCGATGATATGGCCAGGAGGTACTTAGCTGGAGAGAGTGTGGAAATTGAGAACAAAGAACTCCACGGCTGGGTGATAGTGAAGTGGCGCTCCTACTACCTCGGCTCGGCGAAGGCAAAGGAGGGAAGGTTGATAAACTACGTGCCTAAGGAGAGGAGGCTGAGGGTTGAGTAA
- a CDS encoding RtcB family protein, whose product MVPLKRIDKIRWEIPKFDRRMRVPGRVYADDALIEKMKNDRTLEQAANVAMLPGIYKYSIVMPDGHQGYGFPIGGVAAFDAKEGVISPGGVGYDINCGVRLIRTNLTKDEVRPRIRELVDTLFKNVPSGLGSKGRVRLHWTQLDDVLADGAKWAVDNGYGWKEDLEHLEEGGRMEGANPEAVSQKAKQRGAPQLGSLGSGNHFLEVQYVDKIYDEKIAKAYGLFEGQVVVMVHTGSRGLGHQVASDYLRIMEKANRKYGIPWPDRELVSVPFQSEEGQRYFSAMKAAANFAWANRQMITHWVRESFEEVFKRKAEDMEMEIVYDVAHNIAKLEEHEVDGRKVKVVVHRKGATRAFPAGHPDVPKAYRDVGQPVLIPGSMGTASYVLAGAEGSMKETFGSSCHGAGRLLSRKAATRQYRGDRLRNELAQKGIYVRAASLRVVAEEAPGAYKSVDNVVNTVHEAGIANLVARMRPMGVAKG is encoded by the coding sequence ATGGTACCGCTGAAGAGGATAGACAAGATCCGCTGGGAGATACCGAAGTTCGACAGGAGGATGCGCGTCCCCGGAAGGGTCTACGCCGACGACGCTCTAATCGAGAAGATGAAGAACGATCGGACGCTTGAACAGGCGGCGAACGTCGCCATGCTCCCGGGCATCTACAAGTACTCCATCGTAATGCCGGACGGACACCAGGGCTACGGCTTCCCAATCGGCGGAGTGGCGGCCTTTGACGCAAAGGAGGGTGTAATAAGCCCCGGAGGAGTCGGCTACGACATTAACTGCGGCGTCAGACTCATCAGAACTAACCTAACCAAGGATGAAGTCAGACCGAGGATCAGGGAGCTCGTTGATACCCTCTTCAAGAACGTCCCAAGCGGACTGGGAAGCAAAGGCCGTGTGAGACTCCACTGGACCCAGCTTGATGATGTCCTCGCCGACGGAGCCAAGTGGGCAGTTGACAACGGCTACGGCTGGAAGGAAGATTTGGAGCACCTTGAAGAGGGCGGAAGGATGGAGGGAGCAAATCCGGAAGCTGTCAGCCAGAAGGCGAAGCAGAGGGGTGCACCCCAGCTCGGCTCCCTCGGCTCAGGAAACCACTTCCTTGAGGTTCAGTATGTTGACAAGATCTACGATGAGAAGATAGCCAAGGCGTACGGCCTCTTTGAGGGACAGGTTGTGGTCATGGTTCACACCGGAAGCAGGGGTCTTGGCCATCAGGTCGCGAGCGACTACCTAAGGATAATGGAGAAGGCCAACCGGAAGTACGGAATTCCCTGGCCGGACAGGGAGCTTGTGAGCGTCCCGTTCCAGAGCGAGGAGGGGCAGAGATACTTCAGCGCAATGAAGGCAGCGGCAAACTTCGCGTGGGCCAACAGGCAGATGATAACCCACTGGGTCAGGGAGAGCTTCGAGGAGGTCTTCAAGCGTAAAGCTGAGGACATGGAGATGGAGATCGTCTACGACGTCGCCCACAACATAGCCAAGCTTGAGGAGCACGAGGTTGATGGAAGGAAGGTGAAAGTTGTAGTCCACAGGAAGGGTGCAACGAGGGCCTTTCCGGCAGGCCATCCGGACGTTCCAAAGGCCTACCGCGACGTCGGCCAGCCCGTCCTCATCCCAGGCTCAATGGGTACCGCAAGCTACGTCCTCGCTGGAGCTGAGGGCTCGATGAAGGAAACCTTCGGAAGCTCCTGTCACGGAGCTGGCAGGCTGTTGAGCAGAAAAGCTGCCACACGGCAGTACCGCGGCGACAGGCTCAGGAACGAGCTGGCGCAGAAGGGAATCTACGTAAGGGCCGCCTCCCTTCGTGTTGTCGCAGAGGAAGCCCCCGGTGCCTACAAGAGCGTAGACAACGTCGTCAACACCGTCCACGAGGCAGGGATAGCGAACCTCGTTGCTAGAATGAGGCCGATGGGAGTTGCGAAGGGCTGA